One Vibrio neonatus genomic window carries:
- the asnB gene encoding asparagine synthase B: MCSVFGILDIKSDADKLRPVALEMSKKLRHRGPDWSGIYSSEKAILAHERLAIVGLNSGAQPLYSPDKKLVLAVNGEIYNHKEIRARYEGKYEFQTDSDCEVILALYQDMGADLLEELNGIFAFVLYDEEKDTYLIGRDHIGIIPLYQGHDEHGNFYVASEMKALVPVCKTVSEFPPGSYLESGAAEATRYYIRDWNEYAAVQGNSTSKEELTEALEAAVKRQLMTDVPYGVLLSGGLDSSITSAVAKRFAAMRVEDDSQSEAWWPQLHSFAVGLEGAPDLKAAREVADQIGTVHHEMTYTIQEGLDAIRDVIYHIETYDVTTIRASTPMFLMGRKIKAMGIKMVLSGEGADEIFGGYLYFHKAPNAQEFHEETVRKLLALNMFDCARANKSLAAWGVEGRVPFLDKEFIDVAMRLNPKDKMCGNGKMEKHILRECFEHYLPEAIAWRQKEQFSDGVGYSWIDTLREVAEAKVTDKQMETASFRFPYNTPTTKEGYVYREIFEELFPLPSAAECVPGGPSVACSSAKAIEWDESFKNNADPSGRAVKAIHNEAY; the protein is encoded by the coding sequence ATGTGCTCGGTATTTGGTATCCTCGACATAAAAAGTGATGCGGACAAACTACGTCCAGTGGCGTTAGAAATGTCGAAGAAACTTCGTCACCGCGGACCGGACTGGTCTGGTATTTACTCATCAGAAAAAGCCATTTTGGCACACGAACGTTTAGCTATCGTTGGTCTTAACAGTGGTGCACAGCCTCTCTATAGCCCAGATAAAAAATTGGTACTGGCGGTCAACGGTGAGATTTACAACCATAAAGAAATCCGAGCTCGTTACGAAGGAAAGTACGAGTTTCAAACAGATTCAGATTGTGAAGTTATCCTAGCACTATACCAAGATATGGGTGCTGATCTGCTAGAAGAACTGAACGGCATCTTTGCTTTTGTTCTTTATGATGAAGAAAAAGACACTTACCTTATCGGTCGTGACCATATCGGTATTATTCCTCTATACCAAGGTCATGATGAGCACGGTAACTTCTACGTGGCTTCAGAAATGAAAGCACTGGTTCCTGTGTGTAAAACAGTAAGCGAATTCCCTCCAGGTAGCTACCTAGAATCAGGAGCTGCAGAAGCGACGCGCTACTACATCCGTGACTGGAACGAATATGCCGCAGTGCAAGGCAACTCCACCAGCAAAGAAGAGCTAACAGAAGCGTTAGAAGCAGCGGTTAAACGTCAGCTAATGACAGACGTACCTTACGGTGTATTGCTTTCTGGCGGTTTAGACTCATCTATCACATCAGCAGTGGCAAAACGTTTTGCAGCTATGCGTGTGGAAGACGACAGCCAATCAGAAGCATGGTGGCCACAGCTACACTCATTTGCCGTGGGCCTTGAAGGCGCACCCGATCTGAAAGCGGCTCGTGAAGTTGCCGACCAAATTGGCACTGTTCACCATGAAATGACCTACACAATTCAAGAAGGCCTAGATGCCATTCGTGACGTGATTTATCACATTGAAACCTACGATGTCACCACTATCCGTGCTTCTACACCTATGTTCCTAATGGGTCGTAAAATCAAAGCTATGGGTATCAAAATGGTACTGTCTGGTGAAGGTGCTGACGAAATATTTGGCGGTTACTTGTACTTCCACAAAGCGCCAAATGCTCAAGAATTCCATGAAGAAACAGTACGTAAACTGCTCGCACTCAACATGTTTGACTGTGCTCGCGCCAACAAATCTTTGGCGGCATGGGGCGTAGAAGGTCGCGTACCTTTCCTAGATAAAGAGTTTATTGACGTAGCAATGCGCTTAAACCCTAAAGATAAAATGTGTGGCAACGGCAAAATGGAAAAACACATCCTACGTGAGTGTTTTGAACATTACCTGCCAGAAGCTATTGCTTGGCGTCAAAAAGAACAGTTCTCTGATGGCGTAGGTTACAGCTGGATTGATACACTGCGCGAAGTAGCAGAAGCGAAAGTCACTGATAAGCAAATGGAAACAGCAAGCTTCCGTTTCCCGTACAACACGCCGACGACCAAAGAAGGCTATGTGTACCGCGAAATCTTTGAAGAGCTATTCCCTCTTCCATCGGCAGCTGAATGTGTTCCAGGTGGCCCCTCTGTGGCTTGTTCATCAGCAAAAGCAATTGAGTGGGATGAATCATTCAAAAACAACGCCGATCCTTCAGGTCGCGCTGTGAAAGCCATTCACAACGAAGCCTATTAA
- the rfaH gene encoding transcription/translation regulatory transformer protein RfaH: MKRWYLLYCKRGDQQRAQAHLENQGVEVYYPKLVTEKLVRGKRQQKVEPLFPSYMFVRFDYEQGPSFTTVRSTRGVADFIRTGAYPTELQGDLVYTLKQQEEVSDVVQYNAPNAGDKIEITSGQFSGIDAIYHEADGETRSILLITMINKQVAVKVDNTDLNL; encoded by the coding sequence ATGAAGCGTTGGTATTTGTTGTATTGTAAGCGTGGTGATCAGCAGCGTGCTCAAGCGCACTTGGAAAATCAAGGTGTCGAGGTGTACTACCCAAAGCTGGTAACAGAAAAATTAGTGCGCGGTAAACGCCAACAAAAGGTTGAGCCTTTGTTCCCAAGCTACATGTTTGTACGCTTTGATTATGAACAAGGTCCTTCATTTACCACAGTGCGTTCAACTCGCGGTGTGGCTGATTTTATCCGTACTGGGGCATACCCAACTGAGCTGCAAGGCGATCTTGTCTATACCTTAAAACAGCAAGAAGAAGTCTCGGATGTGGTGCAATATAATGCGCCAAATGCTGGAGACAAGATTGAAATTACCTCAGGTCAATTTTCAGGAATTGACGCGATTTATCATGAGGCAGATGGTGAAACTCGCTCAATACTATTGATTACTATGATCAATAAGCAAGTCGCGGTGAAAGTTGATAATACCGACCTCAATTTGTAA
- the hemH gene encoding ferrochelatase, whose translation MEHQPKAGVLLVNLGTPDQATPKAVKRFLSQFLHDKRVVDMTRWLWCPLLHGVILPVRAPKVAKLYQRVWMDEGSPLLVYSARQANKLKQQLNIPVELGMTYGNPSLFDGMQSLMQQGVEKVIVLPLYPQYSATTTAAVVDGLGKAFKQMTVVPSFSVIGDYHDHPLYIQALADSVRHAWQQQGKSEYLLCSYHGIPKRYADNGDIYPQHCQVTTDLLAKELQLDPSQIGMTYQSRFGREEWLQPYTDKTLQALPSKGVKNLTIMAPAFSVDCLETLEEISEECSQIFNSAGGEQFNYVPCLNDDDAHINLMASLVNAQILRGE comes from the coding sequence ATGGAACATCAACCTAAAGCAGGTGTGTTATTAGTTAATCTAGGAACACCAGACCAAGCAACGCCTAAAGCTGTAAAGCGCTTCTTAAGTCAATTTTTACATGATAAGCGAGTGGTCGATATGACGCGCTGGTTGTGGTGTCCTTTGCTGCATGGGGTGATACTGCCAGTACGTGCTCCTAAAGTAGCTAAACTCTATCAAAGAGTATGGATGGATGAGGGTTCACCTTTGTTGGTGTACTCAGCAAGGCAAGCTAATAAACTTAAGCAACAGCTGAATATTCCTGTTGAGTTAGGCATGACTTATGGCAACCCAAGCCTATTTGATGGTATGCAGTCGTTAATGCAGCAAGGCGTAGAAAAAGTCATCGTACTGCCTTTGTATCCTCAATATTCGGCGACGACTACAGCGGCGGTAGTGGATGGTTTAGGTAAAGCCTTCAAGCAGATGACGGTAGTGCCTTCTTTTAGCGTGATTGGCGATTATCATGATCATCCGCTGTACATCCAAGCGCTAGCCGATTCGGTTCGCCATGCTTGGCAGCAGCAAGGAAAAAGTGAGTACCTGCTTTGCTCCTATCACGGCATTCCTAAGCGTTACGCGGATAATGGCGATATCTATCCGCAACACTGTCAAGTGACGACCGATTTGCTTGCAAAAGAGTTACAGCTAGATCCCAGCCAGATTGGCATGACCTATCAATCGCGTTTTGGTCGTGAAGAGTGGTTACAACCTTATACGGACAAAACATTGCAAGCCTTGCCTAGTAAAGGGGTTAAAAATTTAACCATCATGGCTCCTGCATTTTCAGTTGATTGTTTAGAAACATTAGAAGAAATTTCAGAAGAGTGCAGCCAGATATTTAACAGTGCAGGGGGGGAACAATTTAACTATGTTCCTTGCCTAAATGACGATGATGCGCACATAAATTTAATGGCGAGCCTAGTTAATGCACAAATATTGCGTGGTGAGTGA
- the adk gene encoding adenylate kinase, giving the protein MRIILLGAPGAGKGTQAQFIMEKYGIPQISTGDMLRAAIKAGTELGKKAKDVIDAGQLVSDDIILGLINERIAQDDCEKGFLLDGFPRTIPQADGLKEMGVAVDYVIEFDVADDVIVERMAGRRAHLPSGRTYHVTFNPPKEEGKDDVTGEALVVRDDDKEETVRARLGVYHSQTAPLVQYYGKEAEAGKTQYLKFDGTKQVAEVSADIEKALS; this is encoded by the coding sequence ATGCGCATCATTCTTTTGGGTGCTCCTGGTGCTGGTAAAGGTACTCAGGCTCAGTTCATCATGGAAAAATACGGTATCCCACAAATTTCTACTGGTGACATGCTACGTGCTGCTATCAAAGCGGGCACTGAGCTAGGCAAAAAAGCTAAAGATGTTATTGATGCTGGTCAATTGGTGTCTGACGACATTATTCTTGGTCTTATCAATGAGCGTATTGCACAAGATGATTGTGAAAAAGGCTTCCTACTTGATGGTTTCCCACGCACTATTCCACAGGCTGATGGCCTAAAAGAAATGGGCGTTGCTGTTGATTACGTTATCGAATTTGATGTTGCTGACGATGTGATCGTTGAGCGTATGGCGGGTCGTCGTGCTCACCTTCCATCAGGTCGTACTTACCACGTTACTTTCAATCCGCCTAAAGAAGAAGGCAAAGATGACGTAACGGGTGAAGCACTAGTCGTTCGTGATGATGACAAAGAAGAAACCGTTCGTGCTCGTTTAGGTGTATACCATTCTCAAACTGCACCACTTGTTCAATACTACGGTAAAGAAGCAGAAGCGGGCAAAACTCAGTACCTTAAATTTGACGGTACTAAGCAAGTTGCAGAAGTGAGTGCTGACATCGAAAAAGCGCTATCTTAA
- the htpG gene encoding molecular chaperone HtpG, which yields MSETVSANKETRGFQSEVKQLLHLMIHSLYSNKEIFLRELISNASDASDKLRFQALSQPDLYQGEADLGVKLSFDEKTNTITVSDNGIGMSRDDVIEHLGTIAKSGTAEFFSKLSEDQSKDSQLIGQFGVGFYSAFIVADAVTVRTRAAGLTADQGVQWHSAGEGDYTIEDITKESRGTEIILHMREEGKEFLSEWRLRDVISKYSDHIGIPVSILTKVTDDEGKETGETKWEQINKAQALWTRAKSEIKDEEYTEFYKHISNDFADPLLWGHNKVEGKNDYTSLLYVPAKAPWDMMNRDHKSGLKLYVQRVFIMDDAEQFMPSYLRFVKGLIDSNDLPLNVSREILQDNKVTQSLRSACTKRVLTMLEKLAKKDDEKYLSFWKEFGLVLKEGPAEDFANKEKVAGLLRFASTEVESSEQSVSLASYVERMKEGQDKIYYLTADSYAAAKNSPHLEQFKAKGIEVVLMYDRIDEWLMNYLTEFDGKQFQSITKAGLDLSQFEDEQEKEKHKETEEEFKSVVERTKEYLGDRVKEVRTTFKLANTPAVVVTDDMEMGTQMAKLLEAAGQAAPEVKYILELNPEHDLVTQMADTADDIEFGRWVELLLGQAMLAERGSLEDPSQFLSAVNKLLVK from the coding sequence ATGAGCGAAACTGTGTCAGCGAATAAAGAAACACGAGGTTTTCAATCTGAAGTTAAACAACTTCTGCACCTTATGATTCACTCACTTTATTCAAACAAAGAAATTTTCCTGCGTGAGCTTATTTCAAATGCGTCCGATGCATCCGATAAGCTTCGTTTTCAGGCTTTATCTCAACCTGATTTATATCAAGGTGAAGCCGACCTAGGCGTTAAACTCTCTTTCGATGAGAAAACTAACACCATCACAGTATCGGACAACGGTATTGGTATGAGTCGTGACGACGTAATCGAACACTTAGGTACCATTGCTAAATCCGGCACTGCAGAGTTTTTCTCTAAGCTATCAGAAGACCAATCAAAAGATTCTCAACTTATTGGTCAATTCGGTGTTGGTTTTTATTCGGCATTTATCGTGGCAGACGCGGTAACCGTGCGCACTCGCGCTGCAGGTCTTACTGCAGATCAAGGCGTGCAATGGCATTCTGCGGGTGAGGGTGATTACACCATCGAAGACATCACGAAAGAGTCTCGTGGTACTGAAATCATTTTGCACATGCGCGAAGAAGGCAAAGAGTTCTTATCTGAGTGGCGTCTACGTGATGTTATCAGCAAGTATTCTGACCATATCGGTATCCCTGTTTCTATCCTGACTAAAGTGACTGACGACGAAGGCAAGGAAACTGGCGAAACTAAGTGGGAGCAGATCAACAAAGCGCAAGCACTATGGACTCGTGCTAAGTCTGAAATCAAAGACGAAGAATACACTGAGTTTTACAAACATATCTCTAACGATTTTGCCGACCCTCTATTGTGGGGACACAATAAAGTAGAAGGTAAAAACGACTACACTAGTTTGCTATATGTCCCGGCGAAAGCCCCTTGGGATATGATGAATCGCGATCATAAGAGCGGTTTAAAACTGTATGTTCAGCGCGTATTCATCATGGATGACGCAGAGCAGTTTATGCCGTCTTACTTGCGCTTTGTAAAAGGCTTGATTGATTCAAACGATCTGCCATTGAACGTATCGCGTGAAATTCTACAAGACAACAAAGTGACTCAGTCGCTACGCAGTGCTTGTACAAAACGCGTGCTTACTATGCTAGAAAAACTGGCTAAGAAAGACGATGAAAAATACCTGTCTTTCTGGAAAGAGTTTGGCCTAGTGTTAAAAGAAGGCCCTGCTGAAGATTTCGCTAACAAAGAAAAAGTGGCAGGTCTATTGCGCTTTGCTTCAACGGAAGTGGAAAGCAGTGAGCAGTCAGTGAGCCTTGCAAGCTATGTTGAACGCATGAAAGAAGGCCAAGATAAGATTTATTATCTAACGGCTGATAGCTATGCGGCAGCGAAAAACAGCCCACACCTTGAGCAATTTAAAGCAAAAGGCATTGAGGTTGTATTGATGTACGATCGCATCGACGAATGGCTAATGAACTACCTCACTGAGTTTGATGGCAAACAATTCCAATCCATCACTAAAGCCGGTCTAGATTTAAGCCAGTTTGAAGATGAGCAAGAAAAAGAAAAACACAAAGAAACAGAAGAAGAGTTTAAATCTGTTGTTGAGCGTACTAAAGAGTACCTTGGCGATCGTGTGAAAGAAGTTCGCACTACCTTTAAACTGGCCAATACTCCAGCCGTTGTCGTTACTGACGATATGGAAATGGGTACACAGATGGCGAAACTTCTAGAAGCTGCTGGTCAAGCCGCTCCGGAAGTGAAGTACATCCTAGAACTTAACCCAGAGCATGATTTAGTGACACAAATGGCAGACACTGCCGATGACATCGAATTTGGTCGTTGGGTTGAGCTGCTATTAGGTCAAGCAATGCTTGCCGAACGTGGTTCTTTAGAAGATCCAAGCCAGTTCTTGAGTGCTGTGAACAAACTATTGGTTAAATAA
- a CDS encoding winged helix-turn-helix domain-containing protein translates to MSKIGIKYLLAQKYIFDPKSNSLIDQSDNDSLVRLGSNESRILMLLCEHPNEVVTRDQLHEYVWRDQGFQVDDSSLTQAISTLRKMLKDSTKSPQFVKTVPKRGYQLISTVEATSPTLQAEEVVAPTAEPALAAMTTAQPKEPEIEVTAKKPAFWSRWDFNTRVILIVALLLPVLALVLPHSSPAKFRSVTVVNGVPVKTTEGHPALTTWLDSIKSCVTYYMEAYPDESAPVEVIATASQSQQLFLNYIHSAEFSSENSTVRLVANQKELSKICATGDRK, encoded by the coding sequence ATGAGCAAAATCGGTATTAAATACTTACTAGCCCAAAAGTATATTTTTGATCCAAAGAGCAATTCACTTATTGATCAATCAGATAACGATAGTTTAGTGCGCCTTGGTAGCAATGAAAGCCGAATTCTTATGTTGCTTTGCGAGCATCCTAACGAAGTGGTCACTCGTGATCAATTACACGAATATGTGTGGCGTGACCAAGGTTTTCAAGTCGATGATTCCAGCTTAACTCAAGCGATTTCTACGCTGAGAAAAATGCTAAAAGATTCTACAAAGTCACCTCAGTTTGTAAAAACGGTACCAAAGCGTGGTTATCAGCTAATTTCCACTGTAGAAGCAACTTCTCCAACTCTTCAAGCGGAAGAAGTGGTTGCTCCAACAGCTGAGCCTGCATTAGCTGCGATGACTACAGCACAACCAAAAGAACCTGAAATTGAAGTCACAGCCAAGAAGCCTGCATTTTGGTCGCGTTGGGATTTCAATACCCGCGTAATTTTGATTGTGGCGCTGCTTTTGCCTGTATTGGCATTAGTGTTACCTCACTCATCTCCAGCAAAATTTCGCTCTGTGACTGTGGTTAATGGTGTACCAGTAAAAACCACTGAAGGTCATCCTGCGCTCACCACTTGGCTTGATAGCATCAAAAGTTGCGTGACCTATTACATGGAAGCGTATCCCGATGAGTCTGCCCCTGTTGAAGTCATTGCAACAGCAAGCCAATCTCAACAGCTGTTTTTAAATTACATACACAGCGCTGAATTTTCTTCTGAAAACAGCACAGTGCGTCTAGTGGCAAACCAGAAAGAACTCTCCAAGATCTGTGCAACAGGAGACCGTAAATAA
- a CDS encoding regulatory protein ToxS, whose protein sequence is MNQRVALILLAISTVISGWLFWGSDVKVEQVLTAREWQTNLDAFVHTDQIDESLVGPLRKVHITSNVKYLPNGEYIRSSRVQLLSDNDQEIHILNIDESGVWQLSDNYLLIDLKEFKQSTGISSQDFKESQLTIIKQILRTDAQQSRRVDIINDNSILLTSLGHGSRVLVSAPSL, encoded by the coding sequence ATGAACCAACGTGTAGCATTAATTCTATTAGCGATTTCTACGGTAATCAGTGGTTGGCTATTCTGGGGAAGTGATGTCAAAGTCGAGCAAGTATTAACCGCTCGTGAATGGCAAACCAACTTAGATGCCTTTGTGCACACCGACCAAATTGATGAAAGCCTTGTTGGCCCGCTACGAAAAGTACACATTACTTCGAATGTAAAATACCTGCCTAATGGTGAGTATATTCGTTCATCGCGCGTTCAATTATTAAGTGATAATGACCAAGAAATTCATATCCTTAATATCGATGAATCGGGTGTTTGGCAACTTAGCGACAACTACCTACTGATCGATTTAAAAGAGTTTAAGCAATCAACCGGAATCAGTAGCCAAGACTTTAAAGAGTCACAGCTCACTATCATCAAGCAGATACTGCGCACCGATGCACAGCAAAGTCGTCGTGTGGATATTATCAACGATAACTCGATTCTACTAACCAGCTTAGGACATGGCTCTAGAGTATTGGTCTCTGCGCCAAGTCTTTAA